One genomic segment of Ignavibacteriota bacterium includes these proteins:
- a CDS encoding type II toxin-antitoxin system RelE/ParE family toxin, which translates to MSGNNYQIKLLKIAEEDFTEIVSYIAVDNFNAANSLADKIEKNLELLSENPNLGRIPRDEEIRNLGYRYLIVQNYLIFYTIEERTILVHRILHSARNYKSLL; encoded by the coding sequence ATGTCGGGAAATAATTACCAAATTAAACTTCTGAAAATTGCAGAAGAAGATTTCACAGAAATTGTTTCTTATATTGCAGTCGATAATTTCAATGCTGCAAATTCACTTGCTGACAAAATTGAAAAGAACTTAGAATTATTATCAGAAAATCCAAACTTAGGAAGAATTCCAAGAGATGAAGAAATTCGAAATCTTGGATATAGATATTTAATTGTTCAAAATTATCTTATTTTTTACACTATTGAAGAAAGAACAATATTAGTACATAGAATTCTACATAGTGCAAGAAATTATAAATCACTTCTTTAA
- a CDS encoding type II toxin-antitoxin system Phd/YefM family antitoxin, which produces MPIIKPISDLRNKSNEISELAHNSNEPIYITKNGEGDLVVMSINHYSNMQLKLNLLSKLSVAQNQKANGDSGTSLKQVMINIRKSINVGK; this is translated from the coding sequence ATGCCAATAATTAAACCAATTTCTGATTTGCGAAACAAATCAAATGAGATTTCTGAATTAGCTCATAATTCTAACGAACCAATTTACATAACGAAAAATGGTGAAGGTGATTTGGTTGTTATGTCAATAAATCATTATTCAAATATGCAACTTAAACTTAATCTTCTTTCTAAACTTTCTGTAGCCCAAAATCAAAAAGCTAATGGAGATTCTGGAACTTCACTTAAACAAGTTATGATTAATATTCGGAAATCAATTAATGTCGGGAAATAA
- a CDS encoding type II toxin-antitoxin system Phd/YefM family antitoxin yields the protein MRNISVSTDIIPVGQFKSSLAKYLKDLQIRKNSLIITQNGKPAGVLVSPKEFDELRETKLFIDSISRGLANSENGEVLSTSQLRTELKKHRVIK from the coding sequence ATGAGAAATATATCAGTTTCAACTGACATAATTCCAGTAGGACAATTTAAGTCTAGTTTGGCGAAGTATTTAAAGGATCTACAAATTCGTAAAAATTCTTTAATTATTACGCAAAATGGAAAACCAGCTGGAGTTTTAGTTTCACCAAAAGAATTTGATGAACTCAGAGAAACAAAACTATTTATTGATTCAATTTCAAGAGGACTAGCAAATTCAGAAAATGGAGAAGTTTTATCTACTTCTCAATTAAGAACTGAATTGAAAAAACACAGAGTTATAAAATAA
- a CDS encoding type II toxin-antitoxin system RelE/ParE family toxin codes for MIKYRIFETDEFIKKIEKVTKSDQVFIKKKLTEYIFPQLKEEPHYGNNIKKLVNYNPETWRYRIGKYRLFYVIDEEEKIIYILSIDQRKDAY; via the coding sequence TTGATTAAATATAGAATTTTTGAAACGGATGAATTCATAAAGAAAATTGAAAAAGTTACAAAAAGTGATCAAGTATTCATTAAGAAAAAACTAACCGAATATATATTCCCTCAGTTAAAAGAAGAACCTCATTATGGAAATAACATTAAAAAGTTGGTTAATTACAATCCTGAAACATGGAGATATAGAATTGGAAAGTATAGATTATTTTATGTTATTGATGAAGAAGAAAAAATAATATATATACTTTCGATTGATCAAAGAAAAGATGCTTACTAA
- a CDS encoding type II toxin-antitoxin system RelE/ParE family toxin, giving the protein MKIYWTKESLLNFQEIEDFISQDNPNAAIKLTDKLISLVEDLIEFPEKGRIVPELSISQIREILHKNYRIVYLIKKNSIDVLTVFEGHKLLDIENLVNQIKSN; this is encoded by the coding sequence ATGAAAATTTATTGGACAAAAGAATCTCTGCTCAATTTTCAAGAAATTGAAGATTTCATTTCTCAAGATAATCCTAATGCTGCAATTAAATTGACTGACAAACTAATTTCACTTGTTGAAGACTTAATAGAATTTCCAGAAAAAGGAAGAATAGTTCCAGAATTATCAATAAGTCAAATAAGGGAAATATTACACAAAAATTATAGAATAGTTTATTTAATTAAGAAAAATTCTATTGATGTTTTAACTGTGTTTGAAGGTCATAAATTGTTGGACATAGAAAACTTAGTTAATCAAATTAAAAGTAATTAA
- a CDS encoding BrnA antitoxin family protein, which produces MKKLKNIPKFKTEEEEREFWSKNDSTEYINWEKSKSTSFPNLKPSTRTISLRLPEFLLNDLKIIANKRDVPYQSLIKIILKEKIDFELRNSA; this is translated from the coding sequence ATGAAGAAATTAAAAAATATTCCAAAATTTAAAACAGAAGAAGAAGAAAGAGAGTTTTGGTCAAAAAATGACTCTACAGAATATATTAATTGGGAGAAATCCAAATCGACATCTTTTCCAAATCTTAAACCATCCACAAGAACAATTTCATTAAGACTACCAGAATTTTTATTAAATGACTTAAAAATAATTGCAAATAAAAGAGATGTACCATATCAATCTTTAATAAAAATAATCTTAAAAGAAAAAATAGATTTTGAATTAAGAAATTCTGCTTAA
- a CDS encoding type II toxin-antitoxin system Phd/YefM family antitoxin, producing MRNISVSSDIIPVGQFKSSLAKYLKDLQIRKNSLIITQNGKPAGVLVSPKEFDELRETKLFIDSISRGLADSENGEVLTTSQIRTELKKHRFTK from the coding sequence ATGAGAAATATATCAGTTTCAAGTGACATAATTCCAGTTGGACAATTTAAATCAAGTTTAGCAAAGTATTTAAAGGATTTACAAATTCGTAAAAATTCTTTAATCATTACACAAAATGGAAAACCAGCTGGAGTATTAGTTTCGCCAAAAGAGTTTGATGAACTCAGAGAAACAAAATTATTTATCGATTCAATTTCTAGAGGACTTGCTGATTCAGAAAATGGAGAAGTTTTAACAACTTCTCAAATAAGAACTGAATTGAAAAAACATAGATTTACAAAATAA
- a CDS encoding caspase family protein, which translates to MKKKILLIGNNNGLPGVQKDFLNYQSFFMSEIGGNWYENEIISKMNPKKSDLQDEIKNLKNSYLDFIIVIFSGHAGQERETILEINEKNETIYESELKNISTRQITIYDCCRAYSLTEFSESYDRVLYKSAHISSEIRQLYEKRIMEAIQQQISLYACSVGETANDTSEGGVYSKNLLKAARSIDTDFMSVGKAHEVAKILTKKEQPNQTPDAILPRCLSSQELILSINPSLRKSKYF; encoded by the coding sequence ATGAAAAAGAAAATTTTACTTATTGGTAATAATAACGGATTGCCTGGAGTTCAAAAGGACTTTTTAAATTATCAGTCTTTTTTTATGAGCGAAATAGGTGGGAATTGGTATGAAAATGAAATTATTTCTAAAATGAACCCTAAAAAAAGTGATTTACAAGATGAAATTAAGAATCTTAAAAATAGTTACCTTGATTTTATTATTGTAATATTTAGTGGGCATGCTGGTCAAGAAAGAGAGACAATTTTAGAAATTAATGAAAAAAATGAAACTATTTATGAATCTGAATTAAAAAATATTTCAACACGCCAAATTACTATTTATGATTGTTGCAGAGCTTATTCATTAACTGAATTTTCTGAAAGTTATGACAGAGTCCTTTATAAGTCAGCTCATATTAGTTCTGAAATTAGACAATTATATGAAAAGCGAATAATGGAAGCTATACAACAACAAATAAGTCTATATGCTTGTTCTGTTGGAGAAACTGCAAACGACACTTCAGAAGGTGGAGTTTATTCAAAGAATTTACTTAAAGCAGCAAGATCAATAGATACAGATTTTATGTCAGTTGGAAAAGCACATGAGGTGGCAAAAATTTTGACAAAGAAAGAACAACCTAATCAAACTCCGGATGCAATACTACCAAGATGTTTGTCTAGTCAAGAATTAATCTTGAGTATTAATCCATCTTTGCGTAAAAGTAAATATTTTTAA
- a CDS encoding CopG family transcriptional regulator: MSKTITLRLSDDNYKKYKRLADRDNRPISNFIETAVKRFIEHNIYVDEFEMEEIRNNTELNKSIKKGLSDMKSKKGQFVD, translated from the coding sequence ATGTCTAAAACAATAACTCTTCGTTTAAGTGACGATAATTACAAAAAATATAAAAGACTTGCAGATAGAGATAATAGACCAATTTCAAATTTTATAGAAACAGCGGTAAAAAGATTTATTGAACATAATATTTATGTCGATGAATTTGAAATGGAAGAAATTAGAAATAATACTGAATTAAATAAAAGTATTAAAAAAGGTTTATCAGATATGAAATCAAAAAAGGGACAATTCGTTGATTAA
- a CDS encoding type II toxin-antitoxin system RelE/ParE family toxin: MKINWTKESLLNLQEIEDFISQDNPNAAIKLTDKLISLVEDLIEFPEKGRIVPELSISQIREILHKNYRIVYLIKKNSIDILTVFEGHKLLDKENLVNQIKSN; encoded by the coding sequence ATGAAAATTAATTGGACAAAAGAATCACTTCTTAATCTTCAAGAAATTGAAGATTTCATTTCTCAAGATAATCCTAATGCTGCAATTAAATTAACTGACAAACTAATTTCACTTGTTGAAGACTTAATAGAATTTCCAGAAAAAGGAAGAATAGTCCCAGAATTATCTATAAGTCAAATAAGAGAAATATTACATAAAAATTATAGAATAGTTTATTTAATTAAGAAAAATTCGATTGATATTTTGACTGTGTTTGAAGGTCATAAATTATTGGACAAAGAAAACTTAGTTAATCAAATTAAAAGTAATTAA
- a CDS encoding BrnT family toxin, translating to MKNTFDNIEGFQWDNGNIEKNWLKHQVLHIECEQIFFNEPLIVADDVNHSEKENRWFALGRTDSDRKIFTVFTIRKNLIRIISARDMNKKEKRKYNEEIKKYSKI from the coding sequence ATGAAAAATACTTTTGATAATATTGAAGGATTTCAATGGGATAATGGAAACATTGAGAAAAATTGGTTAAAACATCAAGTTTTACATATTGAATGTGAACAAATATTTTTCAATGAACCATTAATTGTTGCAGATGATGTTAATCATTCAGAAAAAGAAAATCGTTGGTTCGCTTTAGGAAGAACAGATTCAGATAGAAAAATATTTACTGTTTTTACAATAAGAAAAAACTTAATTAGAATAATTTCAGCAAGAGATATGAATAAAAAAGAGAAAAGAAAATACAATGAAGAAATTAAAAAATATTCCAAAATTTAA